In one window of Calypte anna isolate BGI_N300 chromosome 27, bCalAnn1_v1.p, whole genome shotgun sequence DNA:
- the EZH1 gene encoding histone-lysine N-methyltransferase EZH1 isoform X2, with protein MEIATPPTSKCIMYWKRKVKSEYMRLRQLKRFQANMGAKALFVANFAKVHEKTQILNEDWKKLRVQPVQLMKPVSGHPFLKQCTVESIFPGFPSQTLYMRTLNTVALVPIMYSWSPLQQNFMVEDETVLCNIPYMGDEVKEEDETFIEELINNYDGKVHGEEEMISGSVLISDAVFLELVNALNQYSDEEEEGHNDSEVKQEDGKEELPVTRKRKRIAVEGNKKCSKKRFPNDMIFTAISSMFPEYGFPEDMKERYRELTEVSDPNVLPPQCTPNIDGPCAKSVQREQSLHSFHTLFCRRCFKYDCFLHPFHATPNVYKRKNRETKIEPDPCGADCFLWLEGAKEFAALHNPRSKCSGRRRRRHHVVGASCSSAPTSAVTETREGDSDRDTGNEWASSSSEANSRCQTPTKQKQSPASSQLFAVETPQEPVEWTGAEESLFRVFHGTYFNNFCSIARLLGTKTCRQVFQFAVKESLITKLPTNELMNPSQKKKRKHRLWAAHCRKIQLKKDNSPTQVYNYQPCDHPEHPCDSSCPCIMTQNFCEKFCQCNPDCQNRFPGCRCKTQCNTKQCPCYLAVRECDPDLCLTCGASEHWDCKVVSCKNCSIQRGLKKHLLLAPSDVAGWGTFIKESVQKNEFISEYCGELISQDEADRRGKVYDKYMSSFLFNLNNDFVVDATRKGNKIRFANHSVNPNCYAKVVMVNGDHRIGIFAKRAIQAGEELFFDYRYSQADALKYVGIERETDII; from the exons atggAAATCGCCACCCCTCCAACATCCAAGTGTATCATGTACTGGAAAAGGAAAGTCAAGTCTGAGTACATGCGTCTGCGGCAGCTCAAGAGGTTCCAGGCGAACATGGGGGCCAAG GCCCTGTTTGTGGCCAACTTTGCAAAGGTTCATGAAAAGACTCAGATCCTGAATGAAGACTGGAAGAAACTTCGAGTCCAACCAGTGCAGCTGATGAAGCCAGTCAGTGGGCACCCGTTCCTGAAGCAG TGCACTGTTGAGAGCATTTTCCCTGGGTTTCCAAGCCAGACACTGTACATGAGGACCCTGAACACGGTGGCACTGGTGCCCATTATGTACTCCTGGTCTCCTCTTCAGCAGAATTTCATG GTGGAGGATGAAACTGTTCTGTGCAATATCCCTTACATGGGAGATGAAGTGAAGGAAGAAGATGAAACTTTCATTGAAGAGCTTATTAATAACTATGATGGGAAGGTGCATGGAGAGGAAG aaatgaTTTCAGGGTCAGTCCTCATCAGCGATGCTGTGTTCCTGGAGCTTGTCAATGCCCTGAATCAGTATTcagatgaggaggaggaaggacaCAACGATTCTGAGGTTAAACAGGAGGATGGGAAAGAGGAGCTGCCAGtcacaaggaaaagaaagcgAATTGCAGTGGAAG gTAACAAGAAGTGTTCAAAGAAGCGGTTCCCAAATGACATGATATTCACTGCCATTTCTTCTATGTTTCCTGAGTACGGCTTCCCAGAAGATATGAAAGAGAG GTACCGGGAGCTCACGGAGGTGTCAGACCCAAACGTGCTGCCGCCTCAGTGCACCCCAAACATCGACGGCCCGTGCGCCAAGTCAGTCCAGCGGGAGCAGTCCCTGCACTCCTTCCACACCCTCTTCTGCCGCCGCTGCTTCAAATACGACTGCTTTCTGCATC cttttcatgCTACTCCTAATGTGTACAAACGAAAGAATAGAGAGACCAAGATTGAGCCAGATCCTTGTGGAGCAGACTGTTTCCTCTGGCTG GAAGGAGCCAAGGAGTTCGCAGCTCTGCACAATCCTCGGTCCAAGTGCTCGGGCCGGCGCCGCCGGAGGCACCACGTGGTGGGAGCTTCGTGCTCCAGCGCCCCAACTTCTGCTGTCACCGAGACCAGGGAGGGTGACAGCGACCGTGACACGGGCAACGAGTGGGCCTCCAGCTCCTCGG AGGCAAACTCCCGCTGCCAGACCCCCACCAAGCAGAAGCAGAGCCCGGCCTCCTCCCAGCTGTTTGCGGTGGAGACGCCGCAGGAGCCCGTGGAGTGGACGGGGGCAGAGGAGTCCCTGTTCCGTGTCTTCCATGGGACCTACTTCAACAACTTCTGCTCCATCGCCAGGCTGCTGGGAACTAAGACGTGCAGGCAG GTCTTCCAGTTTGCAGTGAAAGAATCGCTTATAACGAAACTGCCAACAAACGAATTAATGAATCCAtcccagaagaagaaaaggaagcacag GCTGTGGGCTGCGCACTGCAGGAAGATTCAGCTGAAGAAAG ATAATTCGCCTACCCAGGTGTACAACTACCAGCCCTGTGACCACCCTGAGCACCCCTGTGACAGCTCCTGCCCCTGCATCATGACTCAGAATTTCTGTGAGAAGTTCTGCCAATGCAACCCTGACT GTCAGAACCGCTTCCCAGGCTGTCGCTGCAAAACCCAGTGCAACACCAAGCAGTGCCCGTGCTACCTGGCTGTGCGGGAGTGTGACCCAGACCTCTGCCTGACCTGTGGGGCTTCAGAGCACTGGGACTGCAAAGTGGTCTCCTGCAAGAACTGCAGCATCCAGCGGGGTCTCAAGAAG CATTTGCTGCTGGCACCATCAGATGTTGCTGGCTGGGGGACTTTCATCAAGGAATCCGTGCAGAAGAACGAGTTCATCTCTGAGTACTGCGGTGAg ctcaTTTCACAGGATGAAGCTGACCGGCGAGGGAAGGTCTATGACAAGTACATGTCCAGCTTCCTCTTCAACCTCAACAATG actttGTTGTTGATGCCACCcgcaaaggaaataaaatccgCTTTGCAAATCACTCAGTGAACCCCAACTGCTATGCCAAAG TTGTGATGGTAAATGGTGACCACCGGATCGGGATCTTTGCCAAGAGGGCCAtccaggcaggagaggagctctTTTTCGATTACAG GTACAGCCAGGCAGATGCCCTCAAGTACGTCGGCATAGAGAGGGAGACAGATATCATCTAA
- the RAMP2 gene encoding receptor activity-modifying protein 2, translating to MAPHALTGSGCCSWGLLLLWALLGTGLCHAGVEAESFAQDTGTSPPMATINWTAQLVEEMYTNITQKCWEIFVDLMRNVTAPELCEWKVISRPYSLLQECLEYEADRLQYGYPNALAEQYIFQSHHRYFQNCTLEHYFDPPEDVLLAMIIAPICLIPFLVTLVIWRSKDSKAHT from the exons ATGGCACCGCACGCACTAACGGGCTCcggctgctgctcctgggggctgctgctgctctggg caCTCCTGGGGACTGGGCTCTGCCATGCGGGCGTCGAGGCAGAGAGCTTTGCCCAGGACACTGGGACCAGCCCACCCATGGCCACCATCAACTGGACGGCCCAGCTCGTGG AGGAGATGTACACCAACATCACACAGAAGTGCTGGGAGATCTTTGTTGACCTGATGAGGAACGTGACTGCGCCAGAGCTGTGCGAGTGGAAAGTCATCAGCAG ACCCTACAGCCTGCTGCAGGAGTGCCTGGAGTACGAGGCCGACCGCCTTCAGTACGGCTACCCCAACGCTCTGGCAGAGCAGTACATCTTCCAGAGCCACCACCGCTACTTCCAAAACTGCACCTTGGAGCACTACTTTGACCCCCCCGAGGACGTCCTGCTGGCCATGATCATTGCCCCCATCTGCCTCATCCCCTTCCTGGTCACACTCGTCATCTGGCGCAGCAAGGACAGCAAGGCCCACACTTAG
- the LOC115599737 gene encoding uncharacterized protein LOC115599737: MAPPRPAPPPLPVPAGNGPSPAVLNVEPGPVPGSVSPRALLDTIVLRARLGPAGSARGFSALSLTVSAALGFWGSLGRRCRDPRQGVPAGQGLDPGARGCRIAAGRCGAGRLGRAGPGFPAAAPGRKRLLEAAFLPQGPGGGSERPRVLLQLGLISALRTGAGRCPGSFGVRGTVSRLGAAGDGRPLRDDRGIGSEPASARSPASLPGPHLVVRLVSPGGEPASPRPSRALARERAGRAGTGQEPGTAPVCRQLKDATELRFLGCCSCLCSSGIRAASSPASCSPPLGPVPSAMHSSAWEEEASPVCWDHPACELEPAGHRGCAWLCSPGTLCPLAAGTASMKTLRRTVRPWCHCPTVALAPAAMASLWWGSLLLAEVVSAPSGDRALPSHSPWVLLALTAPSVLPGHDLDHQRFWGSWPTARTPTRTGSPSTAESLSVPPSQPPPRAEAAAGSRSAGPC; encoded by the exons ATGGCCCCGCCCCGCCCTGCACCGCCTCCGCTCCCGGTCCCAGCAG GAAATGGACCGAGCCCGGCGGTTCTGAATGTGGAACCCGGCCCGGTGCCCGGCTCCGTCTCCCCACGGGCTCTCCTCGACACGATCGTGCTGCGGGCCCGGCTCGGTCCCGCGGGAAGCGCTCGGGGGTTTAGCGCGCTGTCCCTCACCGTCTCTGCCGCCCTGGGGTTCTGGGGGAGCCTGGGCCGGCGGTGCCGGGACCCCCGACAAGGCGTCCCCGCAGGGCAGGGCCTAGACCCGGGGGCACGCGGGTGTCGCATCGCTGCGGGACGATGCGGGGCCGGTCGCCTCGGCCGGGCGGGCCCCGGGTTTCCTGCGGCGGCGCCGGGCAGGAAGCGGCTGCTGGAGGCGGCTTTCCTGCCCCAGGGGCCGGGCGGTGGGAGTGAGCGGCCCAGGGTCCTGCTTCAGCTGGGTCTCATTTCTGCCCTCCGGACGGGGGCCGGGCGCTGTCCGGGGAGTTTTGGAGTGCGAGGCACCGTTTCCCGGCTCGGGGCAGCGGGAGACGGGCGGCCCCTCCGGGATGACCGTGGGATTGGATCGGAGCCAGCCAGTGCCCGCAGCCCCGCATCCCTCCCGGGTCCGCACCTGGTGGTTCGCTTAGTCAGCCCGGGAGGGGAACCGGCGTCCCCCCGACCTTCCCGGGCATTGGCTCGGGAGCGGGCGGGCAGAGCTGGGACGGGCCAGGAACCGGGCACAGCCCCGGTGTGCCGGCAGTTGAAGGATGCTACTGAGTTACGGTTCCTcggctgctgctcctgcctgtgctccagCGGGATAAGGGCAGCTTCgtccccagcctcctgctcccctcccctcGGCCCTGTCCCCTCTGCTATGCACAGCTCGgcctgggaggaggaggcatCTCCAGTGTGCTGGGACCACCCGGCTTGTGAACTGGAACCAGCTGGGCACCGGGGCTGTGCCTGGCTGTGCAGCCCTGGCACTCTGTGTCCCCTTGCTGCAGGGACGGCGAGTATGAAGACACTGAGGAGGACAGTAAGGCCCTGGTGCCATTGTCCCACCGTGGCTCTGGCCCCTGCTGCCATGGCATCGCTGTGGTGGGggtctctgctgctggcagaggtggtGTCTGCACCCTCAGGGGATAGGGCCCTGCCCTCACACAGCCCATGGGTCCTGCTGGCACTGACAGCACCATCTGTCCTTCCAGGTCACGACCTG GACCACCAGAGATTCTGGGGGAGTTGGCCCACTGCCAGGACACCTACCAGGACTGGATCACCCTCTACTGCTGAGTCCCTTTCCGTGCCACCCTCACAGCCACCCCCgagggcagaggctgctgctgggagcagatcAGCAG GTCCGTGCTGA
- the EZH1 gene encoding histone-lysine N-methyltransferase EZH1 isoform X1, with the protein MAEEKMEIATPPTSKCIMYWKRKVKSEYMRLRQLKRFQANMGAKALFVANFAKVHEKTQILNEDWKKLRVQPVQLMKPVSGHPFLKQCTVESIFPGFPSQTLYMRTLNTVALVPIMYSWSPLQQNFMVEDETVLCNIPYMGDEVKEEDETFIEELINNYDGKVHGEEEMISGSVLISDAVFLELVNALNQYSDEEEEGHNDSEVKQEDGKEELPVTRKRKRIAVEGNKKCSKKRFPNDMIFTAISSMFPEYGFPEDMKERYRELTEVSDPNVLPPQCTPNIDGPCAKSVQREQSLHSFHTLFCRRCFKYDCFLHPFHATPNVYKRKNRETKIEPDPCGADCFLWLEGAKEFAALHNPRSKCSGRRRRRHHVVGASCSSAPTSAVTETREGDSDRDTGNEWASSSSEANSRCQTPTKQKQSPASSQLFAVETPQEPVEWTGAEESLFRVFHGTYFNNFCSIARLLGTKTCRQVFQFAVKESLITKLPTNELMNPSQKKKRKHRLWAAHCRKIQLKKDNSPTQVYNYQPCDHPEHPCDSSCPCIMTQNFCEKFCQCNPDCQNRFPGCRCKTQCNTKQCPCYLAVRECDPDLCLTCGASEHWDCKVVSCKNCSIQRGLKKHLLLAPSDVAGWGTFIKESVQKNEFISEYCGELISQDEADRRGKVYDKYMSSFLFNLNNDFVVDATRKGNKIRFANHSVNPNCYAKVVMVNGDHRIGIFAKRAIQAGEELFFDYRYSQADALKYVGIERETDII; encoded by the exons ATGGCCGAGGA aaaaatggAAATCGCCACCCCTCCAACATCCAAGTGTATCATGTACTGGAAAAGGAAAGTCAAGTCTGAGTACATGCGTCTGCGGCAGCTCAAGAGGTTCCAGGCGAACATGGGGGCCAAG GCCCTGTTTGTGGCCAACTTTGCAAAGGTTCATGAAAAGACTCAGATCCTGAATGAAGACTGGAAGAAACTTCGAGTCCAACCAGTGCAGCTGATGAAGCCAGTCAGTGGGCACCCGTTCCTGAAGCAG TGCACTGTTGAGAGCATTTTCCCTGGGTTTCCAAGCCAGACACTGTACATGAGGACCCTGAACACGGTGGCACTGGTGCCCATTATGTACTCCTGGTCTCCTCTTCAGCAGAATTTCATG GTGGAGGATGAAACTGTTCTGTGCAATATCCCTTACATGGGAGATGAAGTGAAGGAAGAAGATGAAACTTTCATTGAAGAGCTTATTAATAACTATGATGGGAAGGTGCATGGAGAGGAAG aaatgaTTTCAGGGTCAGTCCTCATCAGCGATGCTGTGTTCCTGGAGCTTGTCAATGCCCTGAATCAGTATTcagatgaggaggaggaaggacaCAACGATTCTGAGGTTAAACAGGAGGATGGGAAAGAGGAGCTGCCAGtcacaaggaaaagaaagcgAATTGCAGTGGAAG gTAACAAGAAGTGTTCAAAGAAGCGGTTCCCAAATGACATGATATTCACTGCCATTTCTTCTATGTTTCCTGAGTACGGCTTCCCAGAAGATATGAAAGAGAG GTACCGGGAGCTCACGGAGGTGTCAGACCCAAACGTGCTGCCGCCTCAGTGCACCCCAAACATCGACGGCCCGTGCGCCAAGTCAGTCCAGCGGGAGCAGTCCCTGCACTCCTTCCACACCCTCTTCTGCCGCCGCTGCTTCAAATACGACTGCTTTCTGCATC cttttcatgCTACTCCTAATGTGTACAAACGAAAGAATAGAGAGACCAAGATTGAGCCAGATCCTTGTGGAGCAGACTGTTTCCTCTGGCTG GAAGGAGCCAAGGAGTTCGCAGCTCTGCACAATCCTCGGTCCAAGTGCTCGGGCCGGCGCCGCCGGAGGCACCACGTGGTGGGAGCTTCGTGCTCCAGCGCCCCAACTTCTGCTGTCACCGAGACCAGGGAGGGTGACAGCGACCGTGACACGGGCAACGAGTGGGCCTCCAGCTCCTCGG AGGCAAACTCCCGCTGCCAGACCCCCACCAAGCAGAAGCAGAGCCCGGCCTCCTCCCAGCTGTTTGCGGTGGAGACGCCGCAGGAGCCCGTGGAGTGGACGGGGGCAGAGGAGTCCCTGTTCCGTGTCTTCCATGGGACCTACTTCAACAACTTCTGCTCCATCGCCAGGCTGCTGGGAACTAAGACGTGCAGGCAG GTCTTCCAGTTTGCAGTGAAAGAATCGCTTATAACGAAACTGCCAACAAACGAATTAATGAATCCAtcccagaagaagaaaaggaagcacag GCTGTGGGCTGCGCACTGCAGGAAGATTCAGCTGAAGAAAG ATAATTCGCCTACCCAGGTGTACAACTACCAGCCCTGTGACCACCCTGAGCACCCCTGTGACAGCTCCTGCCCCTGCATCATGACTCAGAATTTCTGTGAGAAGTTCTGCCAATGCAACCCTGACT GTCAGAACCGCTTCCCAGGCTGTCGCTGCAAAACCCAGTGCAACACCAAGCAGTGCCCGTGCTACCTGGCTGTGCGGGAGTGTGACCCAGACCTCTGCCTGACCTGTGGGGCTTCAGAGCACTGGGACTGCAAAGTGGTCTCCTGCAAGAACTGCAGCATCCAGCGGGGTCTCAAGAAG CATTTGCTGCTGGCACCATCAGATGTTGCTGGCTGGGGGACTTTCATCAAGGAATCCGTGCAGAAGAACGAGTTCATCTCTGAGTACTGCGGTGAg ctcaTTTCACAGGATGAAGCTGACCGGCGAGGGAAGGTCTATGACAAGTACATGTCCAGCTTCCTCTTCAACCTCAACAATG actttGTTGTTGATGCCACCcgcaaaggaaataaaatccgCTTTGCAAATCACTCAGTGAACCCCAACTGCTATGCCAAAG TTGTGATGGTAAATGGTGACCACCGGATCGGGATCTTTGCCAAGAGGGCCAtccaggcaggagaggagctctTTTTCGATTACAG GTACAGCCAGGCAGATGCCCTCAAGTACGTCGGCATAGAGAGGGAGACAGATATCATCTAA